CAATGAAAGACTAGCCACCATTGGGGCCAAGTAAGGATGCACGAAAACCCGATGATCAAGCATAAACTCCACATCTTTGATGCTTACACCATCACAACTATGGTCTGTTTCTGGAACTATATGAATCTCTGTTTGAATCAAATTAGGCATCCTCTTAAACCTCAACCGCCTTCGAAACTCTCTTTTAAGGCTACTATGATGAACACCATTCTcactttcaatttcaatttcaacatCTTCAACCAACATCTCACCAACAAGACATCCAACGCATCGATGAATTACTACACTAGAAATTAAATTATCTTCATAATTCAAAAGGGGTATCTCAGGGATACCATTCTTGAACAGAGATCTAGGACACAAAGCCAAGAGAAGAGGCTTAGACCACACCTCGAATCCCTGCTGATGCAATGAACATTCTAATGGACGATGATAAATATTCGATGTACAATCACCCTCCTTGGGTTGGTTTCCTACCAAAATTAAACGAGATATTCCCTGAGAACTATACAGAAGCTGAGAATGACCTGATTCAGTAGAGAAGATCCAATCCGCTTCACGGCCATCCGGAACTAACATGCCACCAACTTGAGGGCTGTCATCAGCAGGTTGGATATGTGAGTCAAGCACAGCAACTCGGAGCAGCGAATCTGAACAAGATGGATTCGGTATAGTGAAGCAGATAAAGCGAGAAGGGTGAATGCTTTCGAATGCTCCTGCTTCAAGGGCCATCACTATAAACGCATCTAAAACAATTGATTTTAACCATAATTATCTCTTACATCATTGCTACTCATAACATCACCACACCTAAACTTGCACCTTCTCAAAATATTGGAATCAACGAAACAAATACACCTTGAGAACAtaaaggaaaaacaaaaataggGTAAGTACAAATGAAGCCATGAGGATGGataatttaacataaaacaGAAGGCAAGTATCAAGCAAAATGTGAAATCAAACAAAAACAGCTAGATGCAAGTTATTGCAGTGACAAGGATTTTAAAAACAAAACCACGGATACACTCATATGAACAAAACAGATACAAATATGCAAGTACTTAACTTAATTCATGCAATGACCAGAAGCtactattttctttttcatgatTCTGATACTCATTTATCCATCAAAAGCTAGGAAtcgaaaatgaaaatgaaaatacaaAATCAAATCATTCATTCCATTCAATAGGAGGTGTTTCTACTTTCTTTCGgtcatttcatcaaacaccttGTATGCAACTGTGCAAGTAACCATaacaaaaactaaactaaaagaGAGACTCAATCctcaattaaaaattaaaaaaattaaatttaaaaataaaaaagacataGATTAGCTACCGTAGTGAGAGGTGATTCTCAAACAGTGATGAGGTCTGTAGCATAAGCTTGCTACGATCCTAAGACTACTTGTTTTTTTTTGGTGATACTGGAATCCTAAGACTTGAATACCATACGTggttgttattttatttttggttgccCAAAACCTTAGTCCGGCTAATGACTAATCCAGTAATCCGTCATGGATGGGAGCTTCATTTTAGAATCTATTATTGGCTATAATTGCTGCATACACAAGACGGAATTTAGACTTCAATACTTATTTAAGTAGACGAGTGACTCAACCAAATCaagttagttattttattttattttatttttttactgagaggactaGATTTTTTATATATTGGGCTTATAAGATACACTTTATTTGGGATTAAAGCCCAATAAGGGCCCAAAATAAATCAcagtttgattttaaaaaacatGTCGAAAAAAAATTGTTCACAACTAAGTACAACAAATATGCATTAATCATTGAGTTATTACATtgtttttaaaagtaaaaagaaaaaaaaatggtgaTAGTGACATGATGTTAATTAGATATGCCTCCAAGGTCTTTCAGCTAGTCTCACACAATCACTATGCCTATAACAATGAAGAAGATGGTCAATGGTCAACCCTGCAGCTTGCATGAAAGAGTGAACAATAACTGGGCCCACAAACCTAAACCCACGTTTGACCAAGTCCTTACTAAGGGCCTCAGCTTTTGGGCTTCTCAATGGCACATTTCTTGGGTACCTGTATCTGTTTATTATTGGTTTGTGGTTCACATACCCCCATATGTAGCTACTGAATGATCCAAATTCTCTCACAATCTGtccacaaataataataataataataatttaataatttctcattaacaaaaataaataaataactaggATGAATAATATTAAGAATTAATGGTCaataattcttaaaaaattaattatacatcaatctttaaattaatttttaaaaaatataactgtgaatcaaattattttttctatgaATTATATGATGATGATATGTTAAATTAAACGTCACGTAACATGCTGACATAATATTTGACTTATGAGTAACTTTTCAAATACTATTTTGACCattaattttaagaaaaaaattgttttatcCTTCTACAATGTTGGATCATATTATACATGGTgcttttttaatttgtaaaaattagatggtattattaattatattgtattttatgaaatttgaaACTCTTTTCTTTTTGATAAAACATTTTGGGAGGTCAAATGTAAGTATGAAAAAAATACATTAAGTGATTTAATTCTATTTATAGAAATGAAGTTATCTTTTCTCCATCTACTACCACAAGATAATTTGAGTCTTAAGAAATAAATACTTCAATTATAggttcaaaacttcaaataaatagtatatataactgctaaagaaattaataaaaaaattgtatagacatgaatataataataaaaatgtgtACTTGCCTTCATTATGCATTTAGCATTGTCTACTATGCACATGATTCTACTATCTGCTAAAGAAAGTGCCTTGTTTGATATTATGTCCATGATTTCCTTTTCCTCCATTTTTGCAACAATATTTGGATCAAACCCAGCAAAAACTTCTCTGTGCCAAACacatataataatctaattactatatatacccatatgtatttttaatataattacttagaaaaaataattaaaacttaGATACACAATTATTAGGAATatttacataataataataataataataataataataataataataataataataataattacctAAGTGTTTCCTTTCTTTTTAGAATTTCAGTCCAATTGTAATCCATGAGCAATCCACACAATGCTAGCAATTCAAACAATTTGCTGTTTCATAATAATTCAACCAACAATATAATCATGAGACTTTAATTAATTTGGAATCAATAATGCATTATAGGTTgttggtgttttttttttttaaataaatttttctgTTAATATGTCTTTATTGATAATTACATATGTGCCAAAATATTGTTCTATTCTATGTTGTTAGTTATgatatattaagaaaaaaagacaaccgctttaattttttatttttttaaaaagtaattaactaggaactaaatttttttataattataatgaaaatgaaaaagataaaataatagGCTAAAATTATAAACatgttattattaaaaattctatACTTACTTGTCATCATAAGCTGGAACTCCCCAGCATTCATCATGAAATTCTATATACACCTTATctgcaagaaaaaaaaacaattttttatgtctactttttgtatttttctatgtCAGCAATAATATTCAAACACAACTTTTATGATTAATTTGTagtagttaataaaaaaaaataataatctataATGTTTTTGTGTAAGTGTATATAATCATAAATTCCATATTTAATATATTAggtgatttaaaaaaaagaacatTGTTAGAGTCAACTTATAAATAGTTAAAAGTAGGTGGAACCCAACCATATATAGTTGAGGAAGCTATGACTTAAAATTGTATATATATGGtagtgttttaaattttttagatgaACATCATAAATGTTAGATCCAACAAGAATTTGGTCAAcactatttttctatttttgttatttttattgtaaCTGATTGTAACAAAGTACcaactttaatttcattatttaatTTACTTCTTCA
Above is a genomic segment from Arachis stenosperma cultivar V10309 chromosome 1, arast.V10309.gnm1.PFL2, whole genome shotgun sequence containing:
- the LOC130962588 gene encoding uncharacterized protein LOC130962588, giving the protein MALEAGAFESIHPSRFICFTIPNPSCSDSLLRVAVLDSHIQPADDSPQVGGMLVPDGREADWIFSTESGHSQLLYSSQGISRLILVGNQPKEGDCTSNIYHRPLECSLHQQGFEVWSKPLLLALCPRSLFKNGIPEIPLLNYEDNLISSVVIHRCVGCLVGEMLVEDVEIEIESENGVHHSSLKREFRRRLRFKRMPNLIQTEIHIVPETDHSCDGVSIKDVEFMLDHRVFVHPYLAPMVASLSLISENIARRIQDGFKPKALCLGVGGGALLTFLTTQLGFEVTGVENDGEVLSVAKHYFGLEADESIRVVIGDGIEFTKKIAYHKKMHNGSSFSSSEHNDFDHFSDAKISHDFDVVMVDLDSRDIRNGTSSPPLEFVRRDVLLAAKSILSENGILVINVIPLSKSFYESLENHLHEFFCELHKIDVRNGENFILIAAVSPQISPVSDHRDSFLMQLKSVIPGSWINSISKI
- the LOC130940885 gene encoding uncharacterized protein LOC130940885 codes for the protein MMSKSNSVRKHVLEKSKSVKETRYNNHNYNNNNKNNNHKALLSQSFFPKFLKKVYPIGLQKSNSSLSLSSISLSLSQNSNDSLSQADDSVTNTTPLDEKISLALRLISPQTTSHEVLRDDEVNINNSLPKIVHHQQPSSLTILLNNDDDEPGELRRCNWITKNSDKVYIEFHDECWGVPAYDDNKLFELLALCGLLMDYNWTEILKRKETLREVFAGFDPNIVAKMEEKEIMDIISNKALSLADSRIMCIVDNAKCIMKIVREFGSFSSYIWGYVNHKPIINRYRYPRNVPLRSPKAEALSKDLVKRGFRFVGPVIVHSFMQAAGLTIDHLLHCYRHSDCVRLAERPWRHI